A single window of Pieris rapae chromosome 4, ilPieRapa1.1, whole genome shotgun sequence DNA harbors:
- the LOC110995411 gene encoding translin-associated protein X encodes MSGRGRFRGHKNDRNQGHKSLSSVAREAAISLPDDSPVLQMFKVAAQKLNDRQDRHERLVKLSRDITIESKRIIFLLHSAITIESAEIKINEANERLQKLIQGPIKSIGLELENSPAYLHSRAVTAGFQEFIEARTLCSFLEKKSLISWSEVQKELEYVMEDKSVTTMLTQSDYMLGLADLTGELMRKAINSISSGDSNDCFESCQAVKDLYTGYLGLFGIDRELSRKMSTTRNNVFKVESAVYALKVRGGEAPPTLLLAAQPDWERNNHSDDEGFF; translated from the exons ATGTCTGGACGTG GAAGATTCCGTGGCCATAAAAACGATAGAAATCAAGGTCACAAGTCTTTGTCTTCTGTAGCAAGAGAAGCTGCTATTTCTTTACCGGATGATAGTCCTGTGCTGCAAATGTTCAAAGTAGCTGCTCAGAAGCTAAATGATCGGCAAGATCGACATGAGCGATTGGTCAAGCTTTCTAGGGATATTACAATCGAAAgtaaaagaattatatttcttttacattCAGCTATCac GATTGAATcagctgaaataaaaataaatgaagcaaATGAGCGACTGCAAAAACTAATTCAGGGTCCTATTAAAAGTATTGGATTGGAACTAGAAAATAGCCCTGCTTACTTACACTCCCGTGCTGTAACTGCTGGTTTCCAGGAATTTATAGAAGCAAGGACCTTATGCTCCTTCTTGGAGAAAAAGTCGCTTATCTCATGGTCTGAGGTGCAGAAGGAATTGGAGTATGTTATGGAAGATAAGTCAGTGACTACCATGTTGACACAATCTGATTATATGTTAGGATTAGCAGATTTGACAGGAGAATTGATGAGAAAAGCTATTAACAGTATTTCAAGTGGTGATAGTAATGATTGTTTTGAGTCATGTCAGGCAGTAAAAGATCTTTACACTGGATATTTAG gattGTTTGGCATAGATAGAGAGTTATCTCGTAAAATGTCAACCACACGAAATAATGTGTTCAAAGTAGAATCAGCAGTGTATGCACTCAAGGTGAGAGGTGGTGAAGCACCACCCACATTACTACTTGCAGCTCAACCAGATTGGGAGCGTAATAACCATTCAGATGatgaaggatttttttaa
- the LOC110995407 gene encoding aprataxin and PNK-like factor isoform X1 — protein MPVKLVRTDIDTLKKITLPPGSHIIGRGELLEVFDKRVSRKHAKIEVKNDSIVVNALHHNPVFYTKRGSSKSEALTLDSMVVLSNGDKIGLLPRTYWFEIIVVDEKNSSEQTNNNIEVNKNEDLTKTSEETSSMIPSHDNNIQEAERLQEPNTEQLDNTQEPVLTTSPTKRRRSASEDTLNFDSESQSSESDPAKKIKLEPPDSSNGNSQQGLSDANMASSSSVHQGNPSCARERCYYGSRCYRRNPVHLVQYSHPRDSDWGTSDKGVCPYGAYCTKNDPRHWDTHTHPPATTRLPQLQGKPKTKKKKKHIEDTTDESDQDFNGLNIRACRRNRGGSVSDAYGSDFDLDYAESEPDPYGSDESDEWNPLHGK, from the exons ATGCCCGTCAAACTTGTTCGTACTGATATTGATACCCTAAAAAAGATTACACTACCTCCTGGAAGTCATATTATAGGAAGAGGAGAACTTTTAGAAGTG TTTGATAAGCGGGTGTCCAGAAAGCATGCAAAGATTGAAGTGAAAAATGATTCTATTGTTGTTAACGCT CTCCACCACAATCCTGTATTCTATACCAAAAGAGGTTCCAGTAAATCGGAAGCATTGACTTTAGATTCCATGGTAGTGTTGTCTAATGGTGACAAAATTGGACTGTTACCTAGGACATACTggtttgaaataattgttgttgatgaaaaaaattcttcagaacaaacaaacaataatattgaagtaaataaaaatgaagacTTAACAAAAACATCTGAAGAAACATCAAGTATGATACCATCTCATGATAACAACATTCAGGAAGCTGAAAGAT TACAAGAACCAAATACTGAACAATTAGATAACACACAAGAACCTGTCTTGACCACATCCCCAACAAAACGAAGACGAAGTGCCTCAGAGGatactttaaattttgattcaG AAAGTCAAAGCAGTGAGTCTGATCCTGCAAAGAAGATCAAATTGGAGCCACCAGACAGCAGTAATGGAAATTCTCAGCAGGGTTTAAGTGATGCTAACATG GCTTCCAGTTCAAGTGTTCATCAAGGCAATCCCTCATGTGCTAGAGAAAGGTGTTACTATGGGTCAAGATGTTACAG acGCAACCCAGTTCACTTGGTACAATACAGTCACCCAAGAGATTCTGATTGGGGAACAAGTGATAAGGGTGTATGCCCTTATGGGGCGTACTGCACAAAGAATGATCCTAGGCATTGGGATACCCATACTCATCCACCAGCGACCACACGGCTGCCACAGCTACAAG GTAAACCTAAGaccaaaaagaaaaaaaaacatatagaaGATACAACTGATGAATCTGATCAAGATTTTAATGGATTAAATATAAGAGCTTGTCGTAGAAACAGAGGAGGTAGCGTATCTGATGCATATGGATCAGATTTTGATCTTGATTACGCAGAGTCTGAGCCAGACCCCTATGGGTCAGATGAATCAGATGAATGGAATCCACTACATGGTAAATAA
- the LOC110995407 gene encoding aprataxin and PNK-like factor isoform X2, with amino-acid sequence MPVKLVRTDIDTLKKITLPPGSHIIGRGELLEVFDKRVSRKHAKIEVKNDSIVVNALHHNPVFYTKRGSSKSEALTLDSMVVLSNGDKIGLLPRTYWFEIIVVDEKNSSEQTNNNIEVNKNEDLTKTSEETSSMIPSHDNNIQEAERLQEPNTEQLDNTQEPVLTTSPTKRRRSASEDTLNFDSESQSSESDPAKKIKLEPPDSSNGNSQQGLSDANMASSSSVHQGNPSCARERCYYGSRCYRRNPVHLVQYSHPRDSDWGTSDKGVCPYGAYCTKNDPRHWDTHTHPPATTRLPQLQAFQITHYGTVINVNPQFNIRDVDTSEGSNEGCCKYNKYS; translated from the exons ATGCCCGTCAAACTTGTTCGTACTGATATTGATACCCTAAAAAAGATTACACTACCTCCTGGAAGTCATATTATAGGAAGAGGAGAACTTTTAGAAGTG TTTGATAAGCGGGTGTCCAGAAAGCATGCAAAGATTGAAGTGAAAAATGATTCTATTGTTGTTAACGCT CTCCACCACAATCCTGTATTCTATACCAAAAGAGGTTCCAGTAAATCGGAAGCATTGACTTTAGATTCCATGGTAGTGTTGTCTAATGGTGACAAAATTGGACTGTTACCTAGGACATACTggtttgaaataattgttgttgatgaaaaaaattcttcagaacaaacaaacaataatattgaagtaaataaaaatgaagacTTAACAAAAACATCTGAAGAAACATCAAGTATGATACCATCTCATGATAACAACATTCAGGAAGCTGAAAGAT TACAAGAACCAAATACTGAACAATTAGATAACACACAAGAACCTGTCTTGACCACATCCCCAACAAAACGAAGACGAAGTGCCTCAGAGGatactttaaattttgattcaG AAAGTCAAAGCAGTGAGTCTGATCCTGCAAAGAAGATCAAATTGGAGCCACCAGACAGCAGTAATGGAAATTCTCAGCAGGGTTTAAGTGATGCTAACATG GCTTCCAGTTCAAGTGTTCATCAAGGCAATCCCTCATGTGCTAGAGAAAGGTGTTACTATGGGTCAAGATGTTACAG acGCAACCCAGTTCACTTGGTACAATACAGTCACCCAAGAGATTCTGATTGGGGAACAAGTGATAAGGGTGTATGCCCTTATGGGGCGTACTGCACAAAGAATGATCCTAGGCATTGGGATACCCATACTCATCCACCAGCGACCACACGGCTGCCACAGCTACAAG CTTTCCAAATTACACACTATGGaacagtaataaatgttaaccCACAATTCAATATTCGAGATGTTGACACCTCGGAAGGTTCAAATGAAGGGTGTtgcaaatacaataaatattcttaa
- the LOC110995388 gene encoding oxysterol-binding protein-related protein 11, which translates to MIKASCLSSNRPLSGQLYKYTNVVKGWQQRWFAVDPETGVLTYYLFDGPGDTVQPGQPARGEAHLAGAVICPSDEDSKTFTINCASGDMLKLRATDARARQEWVNGLRAIAEVHTKAMGANPPLQPREQLAVHDAMASARQQLQTTELSDAALARCIESADSPFAHTDPDLLLLKATSAASMQCLLQCLGILMRQQQYATATIKNSNNDSH; encoded by the exons ATGATCAAAGCATCGTGTCTTAGTTCCAACAGACCCTTATCGGGGCAGTTGTATAAATACACTAATGTTGTGAAGGGTTGGCAACAACGATGGTTTGCTGTGGATCCAGAAACTGGAGTTCTTAcgtattatttgtttgatgGTCCAGGTGATACAGTACAGCCAGGTCAACCAGCGAGAGGAGAG GCACATTTAGCTGGGGCTGTGATTTGTCCAAGTGATGAAGACTCTAAAACCTTTACCATAAACTGTGCTTCAGGAGACATGCTAAAACTAAGGGCAACGGATGCAAGGGCTCGACAAGAATGGGTTAATGGTTTGAGAGCAATTGCAGAAGTTCATACAAAG GCAATGGGAGCTAATCCACCATTGCAGCCAAGAGAGCAACTAGCTGTTCATGATGCTATGGCTTCAGCTAGGCAGCAGCTTCAGACTACTGAGCTCAG TGATGCAGCATTAGCCAGATGCATAGAATCGGCAGATTCACCCTTTGCACACACTGATCCAGACTTATTACTGCTGAAG gcAACTTCTGCTGCGAGTATGCAGTGCCTTCTACAATGTTTAGGTATATTAATGCGGCAACAGCAATATGCCACCGCTACTATTAAGAACTCCAACAATGATTCTCACTGA
- the LOC110995416 gene encoding cytochrome c oxidase subunit 6B1 isoform X2, translating to MPESIKSAADIKTAPFDPRFPNQNQTRHCYQSYVDFHRCQKVRGEQYEPCNYFKRVYKSLCPNEWVDKWDTQRSEGCFAGRI from the exons ATGCCTGAAAGTATCAAATCAGCTGCTGATATCAAAACCGCACCTTTCGACCCGCGGTTCCCTAACCAGAATCAAACAAG GCACTGCTATCAAAGTTATGTAGACTTCCACCGTTGCCAGAAAGTGCGAGGAGAGCAATACGAACCGTGCAATTACTTCAAGCGCGTGTACAAGTCCCTGTGCCCCAATGAATGGGTCGACAAGTGGGACACCCAACGTTCAGAGGGATGTTTCGCGGGAAGGATTTAA
- the LOC110995416 gene encoding serine/arginine-rich splicing factor 4 isoform X1, which translates to MTSYRNEVGAWDGGPPGAEGDYAPQPAPPLSAPMPTTDPWTGVSYTQYPSNYDYHSYGAPQYGYNYDSSYYHRADSYYDAQSNYSGQYPSSYGYTKSIDQPSGESRSYTHRRPSYKSKSRSISPYDRKDRQYSKRESSYDHKSKIRSSSKRKYTPSRSSSRSKSRSYSRSPIQRKRRSVDSDDSKKSYRRSSRSASEQSNRRRKSKSFHRSSSRSSGRHSRSVSPKYRKQKDRRKSPIYKADRSRSVSPRIKLKRCGSRSRSPKVKQERDRNVSPYSKSKDKTGFSNKGKDKRVKNLSPLRKATKSPSPQIKLEKRSITPSRSHKAYDRSSTPPRQGNYKEPHSLTSDRPKDSSVTPPRCYARSPSSSKSSSSRSLTPKRRNRSRRRSSSSSCNSYTRKRSRSRSRTRSKRKSMSINKSSSRSPTRVRHRKSRSSSRHRSRARRSKSRSRSRSAHSSSRSGTKTPSEDERRGQFTVADRKRYWKLHRHNQGGRVKSPKEIKAPPGAFEFAKVDDIDYGDPPEVEGPNFAELLPPPGQVAPEGPSNSKTNKTPLPIPIKNDGSFLEMFKKLQEETKKQEEVKKPEIKKPVLPFIGKRRGGRVLKTGLVKKAKAIDEQTVDNTPKDAWSLYMQEVKKYRETSCEEERKTRPLVK; encoded by the coding sequence ATGACCTCGTATCGCAACGAGGTGGGTGCTTGGGATGGCGGCCCGCCCGGCGCCGAGGGGGACTACGCCCCGCAGCCTGCACCGCCGCTGTCAGCGCCCATGCCCACTACAGACCCTTGGACAGGGGTCAGCTACACTCAATATCCCTCCAACTATGACTACCATTCCTATGGTGCCCCTCAATATGGTTACAATTATGATTCTTCTTACTATCACAGAGCAGACAGCTATTATGATGCTCAAAGTAATTATTCAGGGCAGTACCCAAGCAGTTATGGATATACAAAGTCCATTGACCAGCCATCTGGTGAGAGTCGTAGCTACACACATAGAAGACCATCATATAAATCTAAATCCAGGAGCATTTCGCCATATGATAGAAAGGATCGACAGTATTCCAAAAGAGAATCTAGTTATGATCACAAGTCTAAGATAAGATCTTCgtctaaaagaaaatatactcCAAGTCGGTCATCTTCCCGATCAAAGTCAAGATCTTATTCAAGATCTCCTATACAGAGAAAGAGGCGCTCTGTTGACTCAGATGATTCTAAGAAGTCCTATAGAAGATCCAGTAGGAGTGCTAGTGAACAATCGAATAGAAGAAGAAAGTCAAAGTCATTTCATAGATCAAGCTCCAGAAGCAGTGGCAGACATTCAAGAAGTGTATCGCCTAAGTACAGAAAACAGAAAGATAGACGGAAGTCACCCATATATAAGGCAGACAGATCGAGAAGTGTTTCCCCTAGGATAAAGTTAAAAAGATGTGGGTCTAGAAGCCGATCACCAAAAGTGAAACAAGAGAGAGATAGAAATGTGTCTCCATATTCCAAGTCAAAAGATAAAACAGGCTTCAGTAACAAAGGCAAGGATAAAAgggttaaaaatttaagtccATTAAGAAAAGCTACAAAATCCCCCTCACCTCAAATCAAATTGGAAAAAAGATCTATAACACCATCTAGAAGTCATAAAGCTTATGATAGGTCCTCAACTCCTCCAAGACAAGGCAATTATAAAGAGCCACATTCATTAACATCTGATAGACCGAAAGACAGTTCTGTTACTCCACCTAGATGTTACGCCCGTAGCCCTTCAAGTTCGAAGTCAAGTTCATCTAGATCATTAACTCCAAAAAGACGTAATCGGTCACGACGCCGGTCTTCATCATCTTCATGTAATTCGTATACACGAAAACGTTCTAGATCACGTTCTCGTACTCGGTCAAAGCGTAAAAGTATGTCTATTAATAAGTCAAGCAGCAGAAGTCCAACTCGTGTTCGTCATAGAAAAAGCAGATCATCATCGCGACATCGATCGAGAGCACGTCGATCAAAATCACGATCCAGATCTCGTAGTGCGCATTCCAGTAGCAGAAGTGGCACTAAAACGCCAAGTGAGGACGAACGTCGAGGACAGTTTACTGTAGCAGATAGAAAGCGTTATTGGAAATTACACAGACATAATCAAGGTGGAAGAGTTAAATCTCCAAAGGAAATAAAAGCTCCACCTGGAGCATTTGAATTTGCAAAAGTAGATGATATTGATTATGGAGATCCCCCTGAGGTAGAGGGACCCAATTTCGCTGAATTACTTCCGCCACCCGGTCAAGTTGCTCCTGAAGGGCCTTCTAATTCAAAGACCAATAAAACACCTCTCCCGATTCCAATTAAAAATGACGGAAGCTTTTTAGAGATGTTCAAGAAACTTCAAGAGGAGACAAAAAAACAAGAAGAAGTAAAGAAAccagaaattaaaaaaccaGTTTTACCATTTATAGGTAAAAGGCGTGGAGGTAGAGTTCTAAAGACAGGACTAGTTAAAAAAGCTAAAGCAATTGATGAACAAACCGTTGACAATACACCAAAAGACGCTTGGTCTCTGTATATGCaggaagttaaaaaatatagagagACGTCATGTGAAGAGGAAAGAAAGACTAGACCACTTGTCAAATAG